ATTAAGAGGAactctgataaaaaaaaaaacctctttgcGTGAATCAGTTTCAACAAGCATAGTATATTCACTGAACATCTGCAGTATTTTAAAGTATctaattcagtttttaaaagTAGACAATAAGTCTAAGATAAACAGCACAGAACTGAGATATAAATCTGAAGTGTCCCTGAGGAAACGCTTACTGCTgctattgtatttttttgtgtttctcccTGCTATTCTTGTTTCTACAGAAAGTCCAGCAGAGAACTAGAGGTCCAAGAAGCCCCATAGAGAGAAGAAGCACCAGGTCCAACAGGTATCTCTGGTACCATGGTTGCATCAGTGAGGCCGGCCTTAAATGAGCTCCGCCTCCACTGTGCAGGACGTGCTCCACCCACTGGATGAGTCGTCGGGCTGGAGGCACAGGATGGGATTTGTGGATCCTGCTAAGGGACAAAGCTGAAGACTTGAACCTGGAAAAAGAGAAGtagggaaggagaaagagggaataGTTACAGACATCTCTGTACTCTACTAGCATCACAAATGTATCCAGCCTCATCGTCCACATACCTGATGTCCTGTATGAGTGTTTGAATAGTGGAGCTGAGCAGTTCCCTCGTGATGTCTGTGGGTTTGATGGTGAGGCCAAGTCCTTTTGTTTCAGCCCTCACCACATTATCAAACTGGTCTCCAAACAGAGGGATTGCCAGCACAGGAACAGCATGGTACACTGCCTGCAGCAGGCTGTTCTGTCCGCCGTGGGTGATGAAGAGACACGCTTTTTTGTGACCTGGtgaatccaaaaaaaaaagaaaaaaagaaaagacttcaTTCCTGAATAAAGGGAGTAGGAGTGTTTCAGTGTAGTACAGACTGATAAAACATAGAGATGTGAGCAGTCTGTCCTACACCTAAGGGTTTAAACAATGGGCGGGTTTATATGCAGTCTACATGAAACAAAGCACAGCAGGAAATTTACAGCAAGATTTTTCAGATAGTTCACAATGCCTGCAATGAACAAGACTTTTGGCAGTCTTAGAAAGATGGCCCTGTGTTAGGTGACTGTCTGTTGCAGTAGCTCCGTTTGTtcgtttttgttcattttagtgtgttttaaACAATTCTtgtatacattttgtgtttgtctgtatgtttgctactgcaacaaaataatttcccaaactgGGATCAATAGAGAAGCAGTCTAAAGTTTTAAGTCTGAAGTCTAATATACTGTAACCCCCCCTTTCTGTTTGTAACAAAAGGTTTTGGTACGAGAGGCACACTGTTCCTACCCAGCAGGTCATTTACGGGCAGCCAGTCCATTAGCCTGACATTGGGAGGCCTGTCCAGTTGGGATGGCCATCGCTTGGGGTCATACCTGCCAGCAAAACACAGCAGGTTGAGGAGCTTCTCATAGCATCCTGACATGAATTGAAAATACAGAGTTTGTTTTTGGGGTTGATTTAATCTTTTCATGAATGTTTGACACAAAACATACTCTGTGTTTTGCTCCTATTttctcttgaaaaaaaaaatacatctgtgacacagaatgtaaaaaatTACATATTGTTATGCCCAAATGAATTGTGTCATCCTTTTACCTCCAGAGCACACCCTGAGGGATCCTGGAGAAGCCAGTCACCAGCTCCACTAGCAGAAggtccacagagacagaagagaccaTTGATCCCAGAGTCACGACAATGAAACCCTTATCTCCAAAACTGGAAATCCACGTCTCAAGATCCTGAGGGATCAAAAGGGTTGGGGTATGGGCAACAGAGGAAATATGCAGaatgttgagagagagagagatggttgTGCATAGGGAGGAGTAAAAATCCAGAGGGAAGTGGGAGTGAGAACaatgaagagagggaaagaagttAATTTGAAAACCTGAGTCTCACTTATGTATTTGCATAAGATGTGAATCAAGAGAAGAGACCTGCTCTAGAGGCTTTGCAGGTTTATTCAGCAGACCTCCCACCAGCACAGTGCATTAGAGGCTGGGCGAACTCCAGTGAAAAGTCAGTGTTGAATGCCCAGAGTTCAGCTCCTTGATGTAACTGTTCCAGACCACCAGGGGGTGAGCCTGAGTCAAGGTGGCGCTCAGCTACTTCCCTAAATGTTGACCATACAAGTTCCAGGCCTTTGATGTGAGACACAAAACACGATCAAAAATCACCAACATTGTATGCCCAATAAAAaagcatgtgtgaatgtgagatAATTAGTCATTTCAGAGTCAGAATGTAGAGTCAATATATTACAAATGAGAGGAGAATGAGATTTGAGAAGATATAAAAtttaaaaacatccaaaaatgcCCTCATTTAGAATATTAAAATGTCTAGAGGGCTACTGGCGAGTACAGGGTACAATGGAGATGTGTGTTATTAAGCTGATAAAAAGACAACATGTGAGCTCCATATGTGTGACACCATTCTTACCTACAGGAGCCaggaaagaataaaagaggTTCTTGGCACGATCCCAGAGGTTCATGCAGTCGGACAGCTGGGAGAGGAAGACTGGGACGTAGGAGACGGGGCTGGGGAGAGCGACGGACAGCGGGCCGTTCAGAGTGCCTGGATAGAAAGCTATATAGCCGACACCTGGAGTACATCAGGAAAAAGTGAATGGAACTTTTGAGCTGCTGTTGATTTATTCAGAGCTTTTGATAGATTTACAATAAAAAAGGATTTGAATTtgtacacatacatgtgcaaTCTGCAAAAAAATGTAAGAGGCAAGGTAAATTATATATTACTATAGTATGTTCAGATGCATCGGATGATAGTGATtctgaaataaatcaaagtgaTATGAACAGCAGATGTACCAAGTTTGCGTGCCAGGATGAAGGAACAGGGGTTAAAAGCATCAaggatgatgatgtcatagtgcTCCTTCTGGAGGAAAGTGATCATCTCTTTGTCCCCTAACAGCTGGTCACACTGGTAGGACAGGTGCCCCATGAATTTTAGAAAGTTACTTAAGTTatccctgagagagagagaaaaagatatGCAGAGGCAAGGGGAGTGAGAAAGAACCAATTTACATCTGACATAGTATAATACTGTCAGAGACCAATATTCTCAATCAGTCACATGAATCCAAAATGACTGTCAGTATAACATAATTTCAAGAGCCTTAAAATGCTGACGTAGGATCAAAACAAGTGGTAGTTGCTTATCTGTTTCTCCACTGTAACCATGTGTGGAAGAAATTGTTGAAGCTTATAGAATTTACACACTGGGATCTGTTAATCCATGGAAAATAAATTGTCTCACCCCAGAGTTAAGTGTGATTCAGAGTAGCAGGAACTCAGTCCACCAACAGAAAAGACAATATTAGgatcaaataaaacattttatacaTAAACACTTTTCTATGCATACATTTTCTTCTACAACTAAGTCTAAAATGTGATACCTTCCCTGTAGAAACTGTGTCTGTCGCTCCAGGAACCAGCCATTGTATTCTTTGATGTATTCCTCTCCTAAGGACCAGGTGCTCATCTGATAACTGTCTGCACGGCCTGCATAGGAAAAACCTGAAAAGTGCAGTCATTTACATGAACACTTGAACAAGAACTTtctctgtatgtatgtttgtgtgtgtactgaatCTGCAGTTTACCTGTAATAACAGGGTTGCCAAGTTGCAAGAGCATGCGGACCTCATGGCCATGCTGGTGTAAGTTATGAGAAATTTCATCTAATAACAAGTAGTGGCTTCctcctggaggagaggaaaaaataacTGTGATTTCACTATGCGCTCTGAATATATGGCTCACTGTTGCAACATAATATTTGAATTTGTTCAGATCATACACATACTTTCTTTTACAACATCTTCTAACAGACTGTTCCTATTACTATATTTTATTGACTCGCCAGTCTGGCAAGGAAGTGTTTACTCCTCTCGTATTTCTGAACAAATATTGAATATATAATATTGAAATGAACATCTCTGTTGCAAGTGGGAAAAGACACTCCCACTACTCACCAATTAGACAGACAGTCAGGATCTTGGCAGACTGAATTACTGGAAGAGCCAGAAgacaaaaaatccaaaatacaaTCCCCATGTTGTTATTATAGTACAACAGCTGACCTGCAGCAAAAGTCCTTCTAAAACAGACTGTAATGAAAACCTTGTGTGAAGGTTTGCCCTTTTTTAACTCTGTAATATAGCAGCAAAGTTAGATCCAGTGAGCGAATGGGGCAGACAGGTCCTAAAACAGAGCTGTGATCCACATCATTGGAGAATTttctacaaaaaaaatcagcaggACAAAACGCAGGGTCACCAACATAAAGCTGAGAAAAATAATGGGGAAATCATCCTTTCAGTGTATCCGAGTGAACCAGGAAACAACATCCTTTTATACAGTCTGCAGTGTCCAGTTGATAGCAGGGAAATCCCAAATCCTTTTCTAGTGGACCCTGAATGTATCCACTGTGTTTTGTCTTGCAACAAGTGGAAAAAGGTCCTACGTGTTAGGATCCGCTAACTTCTTCCCCTGTtagttgtctgtctgtcggtctgttTAAGCCGGTTCCACCTGACCATCAGCGCACCTGGGGCGCATCAGTCTGATTCGGGCTCTCGACTCTACCTGTTGCCGAATTATCCTGAGTTCTTCGACGAGTTTCGAATTAATGTCCTTCGTCAGTATCTCCCAGTCATGTGCCGGTATCTTCCTCGTGTGCTTTTGTAAACCTTATGTTAGATTCTTTTTGCCACTCacgtgtgcttttttttctgtttcagtgcctaccagccacgCGCCCGGCGTTTGTTCTGCTTCAACCCGTCCAGTGGTTTTCCTGTTAGTTTTCCCCACTCGTTAGGAGTGCGCCTTTTGTTCACaattattgtaaaaaaaaaaaaaagttctttatcttgtctctggtctgcatttTTGAGTCcaagaaaaaatgtattcaagGCGAAAGCCTGCGAGTCTGACTGTCTATATGACTCGTGTGAGtggctctgtctcctctgaAAGTCAGACACTGAGAGGTCCAAGAGCCCCGGACCTGCAGTGATAATGAAAGGGGGGAAGGAGAGTGGGCGGTGGGTCAGGAAGGTGGGGGGCTCTCCAAGCCCTCATATTAAATCAGACGAATGGAAACGTTAACATGAGTTACATCCTCTCCAGGCTGCTGAATGTAAAACCCTCCACCAGGAAAGCCCTTATCAATGATAATGATTAGATTTACTGTGAGCCCCCTGCCTAATTTTGATTAGCAATGCATTAATAAGTTGCTTTGTCTTTGATAACCAGGAAATATGGATAACAACACcaataactttatttatataggtctccattctttttttgtcttcatttttttcactggTTGAGCAGCAGTGACTGCTAAATAGAGTAGCTACAATAACTGCTGAATGGACTGTGATAGGGTTGTGGCTGCCCTGGTGGGCAGTTGCTGGCAAGTCAGGCTTGACATGTAGGTTATCCTGGACAATGCACTCTTTGTAGCCACGACCAATGCTTTTCTGTGTCAGGGAGGTCATTAGAAAAACAAGCCAGTTAGAAAAACTGCTGGAGTGTATCAGGAAAAAAAGCATATGCGAAGGGTCAAGCCTGCCATCATCGCCATTTCAGTTAGATTATCATTCCAACGTTCGACAGTTATCTACGTACTGAAACTAGTTAAGGTAGCAAATCTATTTATTCAATAGTGAAGTATACAAAACATCgcagcaaacatttcaaaagcaaagGTTATGAGAATACTTCAAAAATGCCAAAGCAACATCTTTTGTATTTCCTCAGTGAAAGAGGTACTTGTGGTGCACCCAAGAgtacacatgtactgtatgtgtcttATCCTTTATGAAACTGTCAGGCTGCTAGCCTCTCCTTCATCCTGATGGTCCAGGAGCAGTTTATGAATGTTctgagaggtgagagagggggagagaattttaagagaaaaataaaccaTGAGAATATTAGTGCGCATGATGGTGGACAGCGGAGGAGAAGTGCTGTACTACTTTACATTCTCATTCTCTTACTGGAGCAGGGAAGTGATGAGTTTTCATAGAGACTTACTACGAGCCGGTAGTGTGTTGAGGTGTCCATCAGGCTCTGGGTGACAGGATgctgagagagaacagagaaggGGACACAGTCCTCTGGCTTGTAGCCCAGATCTCTGAATATATGCGCCAGGTGCTAGAGGCCAGCAGAGATGAACAGTATTACATGAGGGACGAGTTTCATGTTAGAAAATGGATAATTTGGTACAGAACCAGCCTTTAAAATGCAATCAGGTATCCTGCAAACACGAGAGAATGAGTCATATAGAAGCTTTACACAACTTTAGTATAGTGGGGATTTTTTGTCAAGGGCTTGGCCTTACATCTTTGATATATTTAGTCaaccctttctttctttcatcaaaTTAaccatttatttatgtatttacatAAAAGCCCAGTTTTGACTTTCATAGGACGATACCTCAGTGTGCTCCTCCTGACTTAGGCAGTTAGAAGGAAGGAGGTTGACATCCTTGATCTTGGTGACTTTGTGGCAGATGACAGCAAGGAGAGCATGGATGGACACTTCCTGCTCCCCCAGCAAACTGCTTGATACACACGGAGACTCTTCTGTGGAGCTGAGCTCTGTGGTCTCTTCTATACTGGGCATAGACTATATACAGAAGACATAGAGTCCTGTTGATGTGCAATAGTTGGTACCGAAGAGAAACATTAACACTCAAGTTTCATTCCAAAACAGATGAGTAACTAGAAAAACTTCACACATGCTGATACGTTATTGTTGGCATTATTGAAAATAATATTTCTATTAGAATTTTGGACCATCTGAAGATATTGGCGacagaaaataatgatgtttttgacagtggaagatgaagaagatcaAGTGCTTTTCAGAAATTTCATTCATTGTGTGAATTAATTCACTCACCTTGACAAGATGGCTTGGTGAGGAGTACTTGAGATGTTGTCCCAGCACTACACTAAGAGCTCTGATGAAGCCCTGTCTGGGGTTGGGGTCAACTGCAAAGTACTGCAGCATGGACACATAGAACAGTCGAGGTGGAGAGAATGAGTGGTCCCcaaacagctggaaaaagaACTACGAAGGAAGAGCAGAGGGATATGTATCTTATTTCTTATTTGCAGTGCAGTTCATTTGGACGTACAGTATACGTAAGACTTTTTGGAATTAAGTTTCCAGGCATTTTGGGTAGTTTGCCTTGCGTAGGTTAGCCAGATGGTCATAAGGTAGAGGTTCAGAGGGGTCCTCAGAGACGGGCTGGATGCTGTCATTGGAAAACCACCACTCTGTCTGATGAGAAAGGAGGCAAGAGAAGCAATTAAAGCATTTCCTTTTACATTCAGGGAgctgaggttgtgtgtgtgaagacactAACCTGTAGGTACTGTTCCTCGTTTATGTAGCCTGTGTTGCCAGTATCTGCTGCCTTGAAATGTTGCAACACGACCAGCAGCTGTGTTAAGGAGGGAAATGGCCAAGGGAGGGCAGCACTAAGCAGAAACCGACGCCAGTCTATCAGTTCATCATCGTCCGTTAGCAAAGATACAATCTCTGTCATctgaaagcaggagagaaatGGACAAGTAACTGCATAGTGTGGGGCAGGAATGTTTTGTGTCTTGCTTTGCTTTCACTGCACTGAGGTAGTTAGCAGAGTGCTATTTGATCATATAGTTATTTTGGTTTCAAAATTTTTTGTCGTTGACTGAAACTGTTCAGAACTGTCTACCTTGTGACCTTGTATATGGTGCTatgaagcaaaaagaaaagaaattattACCCAAATTTTTGTTTGGACTTCTTTGAGGAATACCTGTCTTTCATTCATGTCGATCCAGTGATCAGGCACGGTGTCTCTGCCCATGATAACAGAGTTGATATCCCTGAGTAAACTGAAGAACTCAGAACTGGAAATAAGGCCTGAAAGTcacaaaaggaaggaaaaggatAAGTGGACGATAGATAGTTTAACAGCAGGATAAATACTGAATCACATCACAACTTGTCTCCCCTACATGTACCTGACGGAGCAACAGTGCAGAACTGTTTATGGAGTGACTCTAACTGAGTGATGGTCAGAGTAGACTGTGTGGGTTTCTCCAGAGTAGGTGGAcggggagggggaggcgggCTGGCCACCATGTTGCAGTCTCCATTCAGGTAGAAATCAGTACCGACCTGGAGAAAAGAATATGGAGAAGAAGGTAATAGAGTCTGCAGCCGTTGTCCTATGTTACACTCTGGAAGAACAATTCAAATTTTATCCTACACTTACCCTGTAGCTAAAGAAAGGATGGGAGAGATACCCTTTAACTAGTGAGCACCACTCTATGCCGACCTGGGGTTGATAGTCAATATCAATACATTAATACAATTAGAAAGTCATTACGTACCAACACGAGCTCATTCTGCAATTTAGCACCAGTCTCTATGTGATGGCGAGCCACTTTTGACAGTTGATCAATActagagaaaaggagacagacacagataaaaCATCAGCCATGTCTTCAATGTATCATTACtgacaaaaacactctgacCAGGCTTAATGGAATTCAGTCTCAGTGGAGGCCaaaatctacattttttaacaaatgCTATGTATTTTTAGTTTCTCAATTAATACTGTAGTTTCAGAATAACTTCCTAAGCACTAAATGCATTTAATTGATTTGAATATCTTTcatgttttgtgatttttttttgaccaaataaatacagtaataaaaaaataaaataaaatcagtaataaaataaaattaaaatgcaataaaatgcaaCCTTCATACTGATGTCCGTCTATATGGACACCATACCATATCACACATCAACCCACACTCATACTGTACCATACCTCTTCATTTCTGCGAGATAGTGTACTTCTAACCACTTCTCCATGCTGCGTAAGatctcttcagctctgctttgcaAGGAGTGCACCATCACCAGACCATGACCTTTCACCAGTGCAAGGCGGACCTTCGCTGCATtctctggaaaacacacacgtgcatgcagGAAGACATACAGAGGAACAAAACTATATAAGTATATTGAccatgtatacacacacatgcatgcatgtactaTATGTGCTCATATACATATGAATACACAAACAGACTTAGCTGCATGTAATTATCCTTCATTTTAGAGTTCTTAGAAAACAGAGCTACTTAGAAAATTGACCACATGTTCCTATGATGATTGAATAAATTGTGGTATAAAGAAACTGATGAAtctcttaatgtgtgtgtatgtgtgcataccCTCATGATCCAGTGCAGCAGCATAttctttatgtattttgtttttgacttctTGATTATGACTGTTTTCTGAGATTTCATTATCAGGGCTGGGTGCCGGAGGTGGGGATGGTGGACCTGggggaagaggatgaggagaaggaTAATGATGTAGAAGACTTACTGAAGCATACGACTCATTCTGAGAGGGCACCTTCTATTGTTTTCTTAAAACTTAAGACATAAGACATGCCTTTTGGTTTTTTTGATGACGgcttccttttttcctttttctttgcacTTGCAGAAGccctcaccctctccttctcttgcagtctctccttctcctcttttgtctcccCCTGGTGGGCTTCAG
This Chaetodon auriga isolate fChaAug3 chromosome 5, fChaAug3.hap1, whole genome shotgun sequence DNA region includes the following protein-coding sequences:
- the LOC143320893 gene encoding LOW QUALITY PROTEIN: UDP-glucuronosyltransferase 3A1-like (The sequence of the model RefSeq protein was modified relative to this genomic sequence to represent the inferred CDS: inserted 2 bases in 1 codon), with product MGIVFWIFCLLALPVIQSAKILTVCLIGGSHYLLLDEISHNLHQHGHEVRMLLQLGNPVITGFSYAGRADSYQMSTWSLGEEYIKEYNGWFLERQTQFLQGRDNLSNFLKFMGHLSYQCDQLLGDKEMITFLQKEHYDIIILDAFNPCSFILARKLGVGYIAFYPGTLNGPLSVALPSPVSYVPVFLSQLSDCMNLWDRAKNLFYSFLAPVGLELVWSTFREVAERHLDSGSPPGGLEQLHQGAELWAFNTDFSLEFAQPLMXTVLVGGLLNKPAKPLEQDLETWISSFGDKGFIVVTLGSMVSSVSVDLLLVELVTGFSRIPQGVLWRYDPKRWPSQLDRPPNVRLMDWLPVNDLLGHKKACLFITHGGQNSLLQAVYHAVPVLAIPLFGDQFDNVVRAETKGLGLTIKPTDITRELLSSTIQTLIQDIRFKSSALSLSRIHKSHPVPPARRLIQWVEHVLHSGGGAHLRPASLMQPWYQRYLLDLVLLLSMGLLGPLVLCWTFCRNKNSREKHKKIQ